The genomic region ATCGGCGTCTTCTGCTTCGTTGGATCCATGACGTTCGCCGATGGCTTCTCCATCCAGCTGGTCAACACATCGATCGAACTGGACGGCGGTCACATCCAACTCTCGTCGTCGGGCTACTCGGACAACCCGACGATCCGATCCAGGATTCGGAATCTCGGGTACGTCGAGGACGCTCTCGATCAGACTCTGCTCGCTCGCTATTCGCCACAGGTCGTTACGTCCGGTATGGTTAACTCGGCCGAGCAGGCGTCGGGTGTGAGGCTGGTGGGAGTCGATCCGCTGCGCGAACGGGGCGTGTCGAGCATTCCGGAACGGATCGTAGAGGGTGAATACCTGTCGTCCGGAGTCGTGGACGGCGAGGTCGTGATCGGAGTCTCGTTGGCGGATCGCCTGAACGTGACGGTCGGGGAGAAGATTGTGGTGATGGTCAGCGACCTGGAGAATGAGGTCAGTGCCGGCGCGTATCGTGTGCGCGGCCTGTTCACGACGAACAGCGCCGAGTACGACCGGATGATGGTGTTCGTTCATCTCGACGAGGCCCGGCGATTGCTGGGGTACTCAACCGAGGAAGCGTCGACCATTTCCGTTCATCTCGATCCAGAAGTTGACCTCAAGACGTCCGCGGCGGCATTGCGCGGCCGACTGACGGATGTACCGGTAGACGTCCTGACGTGGGAAGACCGGATGCCCATGCTTGTGCTTATGAGGCAGACCTACGACGTGTTCAGTGTCGCACTCGTTTTGATCCTGTTTTCGGCG from Rhodothermales bacterium harbors:
- a CDS encoding ABC transporter permease, translated to MGMLARIAWRNIWRNKRRSWVLISAISIGVFCFVGSMTFADGFSIQLVNTSIELDGGHIQLSSSGYSDNPTIRSRIRNLGYVEDALDQTLLARYSPQVVTSGMVNSAEQASGVRLVGVDPLRERGVSSIPERIVEGEYLSSGVVDGEVVIGVSLADRLNVTVGEKIVVMVSDLENEVSAGAYRVRGLFTTNSAEYDRMMVFVHLDEARRLLGYSTEEASTISVHLDPEVDLKTSAAALRGRLTDVPVDVLTWEDRMPMLVLMRQTYDVFSVALVLILFSAISFSIINSFLMVIFERIREIGIMSANGLRPMQIFSMLYLEAAFIVILGLLVGGIVAAGLVAWWAETGLDLSAFAEGMRSFNLGTVIYPYVDWRHIWTGVITIFIVVFLSVLYPAFKASRFRAVEAINYV